One genomic window of Pempheris klunzingeri isolate RE-2024b chromosome 12, fPemKlu1.hap1, whole genome shotgun sequence includes the following:
- the LOC139210800 gene encoding voltage-gated potassium channel regulatory subunit KCNG3-like: MKFGGSLCTLNVGGRRFSFTADLMKRLPLSRLSRLHRCVSESELLELCDDYDRDRNEFFFDRHAEAFSFIMLYLQHGKLRFVPHMCELSFYNEMLYWGLESADLQPCCQRRLDDRMSDCFVHFFPEEDPRGPEEPRSCWLERMRRTFEEPASSLAAQVLASVSVLFVVISMVMLCASTLPDWKTTETLDQHRIIEAVCIGWFTAECVVRFLVSRDKCEFVRRPLNIIDLLAITPYYVSVTVTILTGENSQLQRAGVTLRILRIMRIFWVIKLARHFLGLQTLGLTLRRCYREMMMLLVFICVAMAIFSALAQLLEHGLDLEAGNQDYASIPAACWWVIISMTTVGYGDMYPVTVAGRVLGGLCVVSGIVLLALPITFIYHSFVQCYHELRVRPARCTHSLSTEFIN, from the exons ATGAAGTTTGGGGGCAGTCTGTGCACCCTGAATGTCGGCGGCCGCCGGTTTTCCTTCACGGCCGACCTGATGAAACGCCTCCCCCTCAGCAGGCTCAGCCGGCTGCATCGCTGCGTGTCAGAGAGCGAGCTGCTGGAGCTCTGTGACGACTATGACCGCGACAGGAACGAGTTCTTCTTCGACCGCCACGCCGAGGCCTTCAGCTTCATCATGCTGTACCTGCAGCACGGGAAGCTGCGCTTCGTGCCGCACATGTGTGAGCTGTCCTTCTACAATGAGATGCTGTACTGGGGCCTGGAGAGCGCTGACCTGCAGCCATGCTGCCAGCGTCGCCTCGATGACCGCATGTCCGACTGCTTTGTCCACTTCTTCCCCGAGGAGGATCCACGTGGTCCAGAGGAGCCCCGGAGCTGCTGgctggagaggatgaggaggacgtTTGAGGAGCCCGCATCCTCGCTGGCGGCGCAGGTCCTCGCCTCAGTGTCGGTGTTATTCGTGGTCATCTCCATGGTGATGCTGTGTGCCAGTACCTTACCGGACTGGAAAACCACGGAGACCCTGGACCAGCACAG GATCATTGAGGCGGTTTGCATTGGTTGGTTTACAGCTGAGTGTGTCGTCCGTTTCCTCGTGTCCAGGGATAAATGTGAGTTTGTCCGTCGTCCCCTGAACATCATCGACCTGCTGGCCATCACACCGTATTACGTCTCTGTGACCGTGACGATCCTGACGGGGGAGAACTCCCAGTTGCAGCGGGCTGGCGTTACATTGCGCATCCTGCGCATCATGCGGATCTTCTGGGTAATCAAGCTGGCACGTCACTTCCTGGGTTTGCAAACGCTGGGTCTGACGCTACGGCGCTGCTACCGCgagatgatgatgctgctggtCTTCAtctgcgtcgccatggcgatTTTCAGCGCATTAGCCCAGCTGCTGGAGCACGGCCTGGACCTTGAGGCTGGAAACCAGGACTACGCCAGCatccctgctgcctgctggtgGGTCATCATCTCCATGACGACGGTGGGGTACGGGGACATGTACCCAGTGACGGTGGCGGGCCGCGTGCTGGGTGGCCTCTGTGTGGTCAGCGGCATCGTATTGCTGGCACTACCCATCACCTTCATCTACCACAGCTTTGTCCAGTGCTACCACGAGCTCAGGGTGCGCCCTGCTCGCTGCACCCATAGCCTGTCCACTGAGTTCATCAACTGA
- the prph2b gene encoding peripherin-2b, with protein sequence MPFMPVKFNLQKRVKLAQGLWMIYWLSVIVGILIFSLGIFFKVELRKRSEMMDNNESHLVPNLLILVGLLACGVNAFGGKVCHDSLDPIKFAKWKPMLRPYLLCCCGFNALLLLTAMLCFLMQFAVYLTLAEGLKNSIRFYKDTDTPGRCFMKRTLDMTQIEFRCCGNNNFRDWFEVQWISNRYLDMSNDAVKDRVLSNVEGKYLMDSVPFSCCNPGSPRPCIQHHLTNNSAHYDYDHRIEELNIWTRGCREALFSYFSGMMNSIGVLIILTIFLEAADMAGLKYLSTALETMADPENPECESEGWLLEKGVKDTFDELLAKLKTLGKANQVEEGGAAEGAAAT encoded by the exons ATGCCGTTCATGCCGGTGAAGTTCAACTTGCAGAAGCGGGTGAAGCTGGCTCAGGGCCTTTGGATGATCTACTGGCTGTCAGTCATTGTGGGGATCCTCATCTTCAGCCTTGGCATCTTCTTCAAGGTCGAACTGCGGAAGCGAAGTGAGATGATGGACAACAACGAGAGCCACTTGGTGCCCAACCTGCTTATCCTGGTGGGCCTGTTGGCATGTGGTGTCAATGCCTTCGGGGGGAAGGTTTGCCACGACTCTCTGGACCCCATCAAGTTCGCCAAGTGGAAGCCGATGCTGCGGCCGtacctgctgtgctgctgcggCTTCAAcgcgctgctgctgctaacgGCGATGCTCTGCTTCCTCATGCAGTTTGCTGTGTACCTGACGCTGGCCGAGGGCCTGAAGAACAGCATCCGGTTCTACAAGGACACGGACACGCCAGGACGCTGCTTCATGAAGAGGACACTTGACATGACACAGATCGAGTTCCGCTGCTGCGGCAACAACAACTTCAGGGACTGGTTTGAGGTGCAGTGGATCAGCAACCGCTACCTGGACATGAGCAATGACGCTGTGAAAGA TCGAGTCCTCAGTAACGTGGAGGGGAAGTACCTGATGGACAGCGTCCCGTTCAGCTGCTGTAACCCCGGCTCCCCCCGGCCCTGTATCCAGCATCACCTGACCAATAACTCCGCCCACTATGACTACGACCACCGCATCGAGGAGCTCAACATCTGGACCCGCGGCTGCCGCGAAGCCCTCTTCTCCTACTTCAGCGGTATGATGAACAGCATCGGCGTGCTCATCATCCTCACCATCTTTCTAGAG gcggCCGACATGGCGGGGCTGAAGTACCTGAGCACGGCTCTGGAGACGATGGCAGACCCGGAGAACCCGGAGTGTGAGAGCGAGGGCTGGCTGCTGGAGAAAGGCGTGAAGGACACGTTTGACGAGCTGCTCGCCAAGCTGAAGACGCTGGGGAAGGCCAACCAGGTGGAGGAGGGCGGGGCCGCAGAGGGGGCTGCCGCCACCTGA